The following are encoded together in the Bubalus kerabau isolate K-KA32 ecotype Philippines breed swamp buffalo chromosome 3, PCC_UOA_SB_1v2, whole genome shotgun sequence genome:
- the GSTA4 gene encoding glutathione S-transferase A4 isoform X2, producing MPQGGPSGELTLTTWFDEEFLETKEQLQKLQDGNHLLFQQVPMVEIDGMKLVQTRSILHYIADKHHLFGKDLKERTLIDMYVEGTLDLLELLIMHPFLKPDDQQKEVANMAQKAIIRYFPVFEKVLRGHGQRFLVGNQLSLADIILLQTILALEEKIPNILSAFPHLQEYTVKISNIPTIKKFLEPGSKKKPPPDDIYVRTVYNIFMP from the exons ATGCCTCAAGGTGGCCCCAGTGGGGAACTGACCTTGACCACTTGG tttgacGAAGAATTTTTAGAAACAAAAGAACAGTTGCAGAAGTTGCAGGATG GTAACCACCTGCTGTTTCAGCAAGTGCCAATGGTTGAAATTGACGGGATGAAGCTGGTGCAGACCCGGAGCATCCTCCACTACATAGCAGACAAGCACCATCTCTTTGGCAAAGACCTCAAGGAGAGAACCCT gATTGACATGTATGTGGAGGGGACCCTGGATCTTCTGGAACTGCTTATCATGCATCCTTTCCTCAAACCAGACGATCAGCAAAAGGAAGTGGCTAATATGGCCCAGAAGGCTATAATTAGATACTTTCCTGTGTTCGAAAAG GTTTTACGGGGTCATGGACAAAGGTTTCTTGTTGGTAATCAGCTGAGTCTTGCAGACATAATTCTACTCCAGACCATTTTGGCTCTAGAAGAGAAAATTCCTAATATCCTGTCTGCCTTCCCTCACCTCCAG GAGTACACAGTGAAAATCAGTAATATCCCTACAATTAAGAAGTTCCTTGAACCTGGCAGCAAGAAGAAACCTCCTCCCGATGACATCTACGTGAGAACCGTGTACAACATCTTCATGCCATAG
- the GSTA4 gene encoding glutathione S-transferase A4 isoform X4, with protein MLVTLPEVWCNHLLFQQVPMVEIDGMKLVQTRSILHYIADKHHLFGKDLKERTLIDMYVEGTLDLLELLIMHPFLKPDDQQKEVANMAQKAIIRYFPVFEKVLRGHGQRFLVGNQLSLADIILLQTILALEEKIPNILSAFPHLQEYTVKISNIPTIKKFLEPGSKKKPPPDDIYVRTVYNIFMP; from the exons ATGCTTGTGACTCTTCCTGAAGTTTGGT GTAACCACCTGCTGTTTCAGCAAGTGCCAATGGTTGAAATTGACGGGATGAAGCTGGTGCAGACCCGGAGCATCCTCCACTACATAGCAGACAAGCACCATCTCTTTGGCAAAGACCTCAAGGAGAGAACCCT gATTGACATGTATGTGGAGGGGACCCTGGATCTTCTGGAACTGCTTATCATGCATCCTTTCCTCAAACCAGACGATCAGCAAAAGGAAGTGGCTAATATGGCCCAGAAGGCTATAATTAGATACTTTCCTGTGTTCGAAAAG GTTTTACGGGGTCATGGACAAAGGTTTCTTGTTGGTAATCAGCTGAGTCTTGCAGACATAATTCTACTCCAGACCATTTTGGCTCTAGAAGAGAAAATTCCTAATATCCTGTCTGCCTTCCCTCACCTCCAG GAGTACACAGTGAAAATCAGTAATATCCCTACAATTAAGAAGTTCCTTGAACCTGGCAGCAAGAAGAAACCTCCTCCCGATGACATCTACGTGAGAACCGTGTACAACATCTTCATGCCATAG
- the GSTA4 gene encoding glutathione S-transferase A4 isoform X3 encodes MGVSCCRSRGNHLLFQQVPMVEIDGMKLVQTRSILHYIADKHHLFGKDLKERTLIDMYVEGTLDLLELLIMHPFLKPDDQQKEVANMAQKAIIRYFPVFEKVLRGHGQRFLVGNQLSLADIILLQTILALEEKIPNILSAFPHLQEYTVKISNIPTIKKFLEPGSKKKPPPDDIYVRTVYNIFMP; translated from the exons GTAACCACCTGCTGTTTCAGCAAGTGCCAATGGTTGAAATTGACGGGATGAAGCTGGTGCAGACCCGGAGCATCCTCCACTACATAGCAGACAAGCACCATCTCTTTGGCAAAGACCTCAAGGAGAGAACCCT gATTGACATGTATGTGGAGGGGACCCTGGATCTTCTGGAACTGCTTATCATGCATCCTTTCCTCAAACCAGACGATCAGCAAAAGGAAGTGGCTAATATGGCCCAGAAGGCTATAATTAGATACTTTCCTGTGTTCGAAAAG GTTTTACGGGGTCATGGACAAAGGTTTCTTGTTGGTAATCAGCTGAGTCTTGCAGACATAATTCTACTCCAGACCATTTTGGCTCTAGAAGAGAAAATTCCTAATATCCTGTCTGCCTTCCCTCACCTCCAG GAGTACACAGTGAAAATCAGTAATATCCCTACAATTAAGAAGTTCCTTGAACCTGGCAGCAAGAAGAAACCTCCTCCCGATGACATCTACGTGAGAACCGTGTACAACATCTTCATGCCATAG